One segment of Anopheles stephensi strain Indian chromosome 3, UCI_ANSTEP_V1.0, whole genome shotgun sequence DNA contains the following:
- the LOC118511191 gene encoding beta-alanine-activating enzyme-like yields MELLDRTIFKKCSKHIAIRHHHSGRAISEVSYEQLWNEMEKVAMVLREQHIEGKIIGVQLLHCPALIAVIGGIIISGNSFYCIGSHALDQLLSEYGECASYLLEELEPTGECDDLQILLGLSVFAKHLILAVSVSRTVCYPGLAFCVRTSGSTGRPKTVLVPSACIMPNVLSLTDRLELCERDVIFVCSPPTFDPFVVDILMGLRAGATLLLVDNSIRLSAKRLLSRLFPGVTVMQLTPSMFARWDKIDVWQVIFGPATTLRILVLGGEKFPTFKRPAESRVRVYNIYGITEVSCWSMIQQVCLENEEEIPLGKPLDHSITLQLRNLDDERLLAETNTNGSKIGQLYIGSSSRKCAILGNADESYDTLSGEGVVFRPTGDVVELTQDGKYYYRGRSNRMIKRFGWRVSLSEVESVVQSHPSVLQCALCFFSERNSLVMFVKADSNDCAVEETLWPEMRAKLRPSNLPDELHRIDKFPLSAHGKVCADGLRQIYERLKRQTCADGSISAVDFFRKELCTMGIAHGCGLAKDGVSKKLKLNTSFIDLGGTSFAALRLHTALQDKFKAQLPELITLLIDPSIPLDEAFKYVERNVATKGMRPVEAEASKHETSNSDLLTIVCHYNLKKCIDSRASIMFCEKFGHILTIGSHSGIVLTISVATNAVVSRILLPDRVECAVSFLTLENNVVRGVVGCYDGFLYCFDPLDGSQPWKYDAGAMIKCTPLVLPQTNLIIFGCYSPDANLHCIEGGQSSPTLRWKVQIGSKPILSQPVALGGENEGLILVATLDGTLAAVSAASGYCVWRRALSSRNIPIFSTPTFLSEYSRIACCGVDGTFGIYDALGGTEISNHKLPGNVFSSIETLKHTNDRIHFIVGCYDRNLHCIEYLPVGGETLLPKWRIEVQSQIYAAPRSVKDHLIVCTTSGWVNLIDPNKIGDEAQTERNIIAAMKMKGELFATPVVHGDLVFVGCRDNFLYGIRVKV; encoded by the exons ATGGAACTGCTTGAtcgaacaatttttaaaaagtgCAGCAAACACATTGCGATAAGACATCACCATTCTGGTAGAGCCATCAGTGAAGTAAGCTACGAGCAGCTATGGAACGAAATGGAAAAGGTAGCCATGGTTTTACGAGAACAGCACATCGAAGGGAAAATTATTGGCGTACAATTGTTGCACTGTCCCGCACTGATTGCCGTTATAGGAGG CATTATCATCTCCGGTAACAGTTTCTACTGTATAGGTTCACATGCACTTGATCAGCTTTTGTCCGAGTATGGTGAATGTGCTTCATACTTATTGGAGGAGCTCGAACCAACCGGGGAGTGCGATGATCTGCAGATATTGTTGGGATTAAGCGTTTTCGCGAAGCACCTGATCCTTGCAGTCAGTGTATCCCGCACGGTATGCTACCCTGGGTTAGCCTTTTGTGTGCGAACCTCAGGTTCGACGGGTCGGCCCAAAACAGTGCTCGTGCCAAGCGCCTGCATAATGCCAAATGTACTGTCGCTCACCGATCGGTTAGAGTTGTGTGAGCGTGATGTAATTTTCGTATGCTCGCCTCCAACGTTTGATCCGTTTGTGGTCGACATTCTAATGGGGCTGCGGGCCGGTGCAACGCTACTGCTGGTGGATAACTCAATACGCTTGTCTGCTAAGCGTCTACTGTCCCGGCTCTTTCCGGGTGTGACGGTAATGCAACTGACACCTTCCATGTTCGCACGTTGGGATAAGATTGATGTATGGCAAGTTATATTTGGCCCTGCAACAACGCTCAG AATTCTGGTTTTAGGTGGAGAGAAATTTCCAACGTTCAAAAGACCGGCCGAAAGCCGAGTGCGTGTGTACAACATTTACGGCATAACGGAAGTTTCATGCTGGAGTATGATTCAACAAGTGTGTCTcgaaaatgaagaagaaattcCACTAGGAAAACCACTGGACCATTCGATAACGCTGCAACTAAGAAACTTAGACGACGAACGTTTGCTAGCGGAAACAAATACGAACGGCTCTAAAATAGGTCAGCTCTACATCGGCAGCAGTTCTAGGAAATGTGCTATACTTGGAAATGCAGACGAAAGTTACGACACACTCTCTGGCGAAGGAGTCGTCTTCCGACCAACGGGAGATGTGGTGGAACTTACTCAAGACGGCAAATACTATTACCGCGGCCGGAGTAATCGGATGATCAAACGTTTCGGATGGCGGGTTAGCTTATCGGAAGTGGAATCAGTAGTGCAAAGCCATCCCTCCGTGCTGCAATGTGCGTTGTGCTTCTTCAGTGAAAGAAATAGTTTGGTGATGTTCGTTAAAGCAGACAGCAATGATTGTGCAGTGGAAGAGACGCTTTGGCCCGAAATGCGAGCTAAGTTAAGGCCTTCAAATCTCCCAGACGAGCTGCATCGGATCGACAAGTTTCCTCTGTCTGCTCACGGTAAAGTTTGTGCTGATGGTTTGCGACAGATTTACGAACGGCTAAAACGGCAAACCTGCGCTGATGGGAGTATTTCAGCGGTGGATTTTTTTCGAAAAGAACTCTGCACGATGGGTATTGCACATGGTTGCGGGCTTGCTAAAGATGGCGTAAGTAAAAAACTGAAATTAAACACATCGTTCATCGATCTTGGAGGAACATCGTTTGCCGCTCTTCGGTTGCACACCGCTTTGCAAGACAAGTTTAAAGCACAATTGCCAGAACTGATTACACTGCTGATAGACCCATCGATCCCGTTGGACGAGGCATTCAAATATGTCGAAAGGAATGTTGCAACTAAAGGCATGCGTCCCGTGGAAGCTGAAGCGAGCAAGCATGAAACTTCGAATAGTGATTTGCTAACGATCGTTTGCCACTACAATTTGAAGAAATGTATAGATTCCCGTGCGTCAATAATGTTTTGCGAAAAATTCGGCCATATCCTAACGATTGGCAGTCATTCTGGGATAGTATTAACGATAAGTGTCGCCACAAATGCAGTCGTTTCAAGGATTTTGCTACCGGACCGTGTGGAATGTGCCGTCAGTTTTCTCACGCTCGAGAACAACGTTGTACGGGGTGTGGTAGGATGCTACGACGGGTTTTTGTATTGCTTCGATCCGCTCGATGGGAGCCAACCATGGAAGTACGACGCTGGAGCAATGATCAAGTGTACTCCTCTCGTGTTGCCGCAAACGAATTTAATCATCTTCGGATGCTACAGCCCCGATGCCAACTTGCACTGTATTGAAGGG gGACAGTCTAGTCCGACGTTGCGATGGAAGGTGCAGATAGGAAGCAAACCAATTTTATCCCAACCGGTAGCTTTAGGTGGTGAGAATGAAGGATTAATTCTAGTTGCCACTTTGGATGGCACGTTGGCAGCAGTAAGTGCGGCCTCAGGTTATTGTGTATGGAGGCGAGCATTATCGTCGCGCAATATTCCAATATTTAGCACACCCACATTTCTCTCCGAGTACAGCAGGATTGCCTGTTGCGGAGTGGATGGCACCTTCGGAATATACGATGCATTAGGTGGGACGGAG aTATCGAATCATAAGCTTCCCGGCAATGTGTTTTCATCGATCGAAACATTAAAACATACCAACGATCGAATACATTTCATTGTTGGATGTTACGATCGAAACTTGCACTGCATTGAATATTTACCGGTTGGCGGTGAAACCCTACTGCCCAAATGGCGAATAGAAGTTCAATCACAAATCTACGCAGCTCCACGATCGGTTAAAGATCATCTGATAGTTTGCACCACATCGGGTTGGGTTAACTTAATCGATCCGAACAAAATCGGCGATGAGGCACAGACGGAGCGCAACATTATTGCCGCCATGAAGATGAAAGGTGAACTATTTGCCACACCTGTTGTACATGGTGATTTAGTGTTTGTGGGATGTAGGGATAACTTTTTGTATGGCATTAGGGTGAAGGTATAA